One genomic region from Rhinoraja longicauda isolate Sanriku21f chromosome 8, sRhiLon1.1, whole genome shotgun sequence encodes:
- the LOC144596147 gene encoding secreted phosphoprotein 24-like, with protein MKSFLLAIAAVQILHCSGGPIPEDALRISVLKLNEITEITNLCALTGRRVTNTYRTGKLSYNVDLTFTVKETICSKNSGFEFDDPSCYFRSKKIAGEGFCKSRVEYFADKVADVDVECDGLKTIDSESDSIESSETSIEDITKSKETSFEEASNVKSKSEESSLEEPSNDESRSKETSLEEITDVKTRSVETSLEETSDVSINWELVR; from the exons ATGAAATCCTTCCTCCTCGCCATCGCTGCCGTGCAGATCCTTCACTGTTCAG gaGGACCAATTCCTGAGGATGCTCTGAGAATCTCAGTTCTGAAGCTGAATGAAATCACCGAGATCACCAACCTGTGTGCTCTCACCGGAAGAAGAGTGACAAAT ACCTATCGCACAGGAAAACTGTCCTACAATGTGGATTTAACATTCACCGTGAAGGAAACCATCTGCTCCAAGAATTCCGGGTTTGAATTTGACGACCCCAGCTGTTATTTCCGCTCCAAAAAAATTGCG GGTGAAGGCTTTTGCAAAAGCCGTGTGGAATATTTTGCTGATAAAGTGGCTGACGTTGATGTGGAGTGTGACGGTCTAAAGACCATTGACAGCGAGAGTGACTCAATAGAATCAAGTGAAACCAGTATTGAG GACATAACTAAATCGAAAGAGACTTCATTTGAGGAAGCATCAAAC GTGAAAAGCAAATCAGAAGAATCTTCACTGGAGGAGCCTTCCAAT GATGAATCCAGATCAAAAGAGACATCACTGGAAGAGATAACAGAT GTCAAAACCAGATCAGTAGAGACATCATTGGAGGAGACATCAGATGTGAGTATTAACTGGGAACTTGTAAGATAG